From the genome of Medicago truncatula cultivar Jemalong A17 chromosome 2, MtrunA17r5.0-ANR, whole genome shotgun sequence:
CAGCATTCCAGCTCCAATGGCAAAATTCCAACATGGCCCTTTTCTTCCACTTCGGCACAAACACCTTCACTGACTCCGAATGGGGTACAGGTCAAGCTCATCCAACAATCTTCAACCCAACAAAACTCAACGCTTCTCAATGGATTCACGTTGCTAAAGACACTGGTTTTTCAAGGGTTTTGTTAACTGCTAAGCATCATGATGGGTTTTGTTTGTGGCCTTCTGAGTATACTGATTATTCGGTTCGGTCCAGTGGTTGGAGAAATGGGAATGgtgatgttgttgctgatgttgctgctgctgctggaGAGGCTGGTGTTGGGTTTGGGATTTATCTTTCTCCGTGGGATCGGCATGAACTGTGTTATGGTGATACCTTGCGGTATAATCAACATTACTTGGCTCAAATGACTGAGTTGCTCACTAGGTATTTGTTGTTTTGACTTGGTTGATCATTTTgggtttgtttggataaacaacttatttgcagcttatagcacacACGTTCATAAGGTgtttttatagaaaaagataaaacagagttgaattgtttttgtatgtgaTATAATTAATAAGCtatattggagaacttatgaaaataagccaaaaaaagcttgtgaaaattgttttgacaaaatttatgTCAATAGATAAGCCAATTCAAACAGGCTCTTAATCTTTCAATTTTGTGCTTAAGGAGTAGAAGCTAAGTTTATTTTATGTCTTCATTATTGCCCAATTAGttgaattttaattgttttatgagTTATTAGCTTCCATCTCATTATTATCACTAGGATCTAGCGTGAGTGGTAAGTGCGCAAAAAAGTGTGTTAGTATTTTAAACATCGGGTTATTGAGTTCGATTCCTAACAATCTTAAAAAGCTTCCACCTTGTTGTTACaacaattagtttttttagctcttttttttgaaagaaattagtTTTTGTAGTTATCAAGCTAGTTATTATGACTGTTATATGTATGTTCATGTGATCAGTTAGCGTTTTTCTCTTCTTCACGTTTAACCCTGTGGTTTCTAAGGAAAAAGGGTTGTTATAATCCGGGGTCATTGTAATGCATAGTTTGACTGGTAGGTAAGAAAAGTCTGGCAAAACATGTTTTCAACTAGGGATTGAACTTGGTTGTTCCCACTGAAGCTTATTAACCACTTTAGCCCAACCACTTGGTTGGTTAgttttttatccttttcaactggtattaatttatttaagaaatgTAATTGTTTTACAAACTTGTAATTAATATGTTACTTATTGGAAGTAACTCTTGAAACAAACACTAGTGTAAAGTAAGCTTGTAACTGAATTCTGAAGTAATAAATTTAGGGTGTGTGCTCAGTATATTTAAGCTAAAAGTTATGAAGTAAGCCCGTACAATTAACTTGAGAATAAGTACATCCTTTCTATTTTAGAATCATGCTAGTTTTAAAggatcttttttctttaaaactatacttgatttttatttttatattgagGAAGTTGATATTTGTGATTGGTTTGGATTGACCAATTTGGTTTCTTTCCGTTTGACAATGTATTGCTAATACAATGTGCATTCACTTTTGCATTTAAACCAGGTATGGAGAGATAAAGGACGTTTTTCTGGATGGTGCTAAAGGAGAAGGGGAGAAGAACATGAAATATTTCTTTGAGAGTTGGTTTTCTCTCATTCACCAGCTCCAACCAGGTGCCGCCATTTTTTCTGATTCTGGTCCTGACACAAGGTGGGTTGGCAATGAACAAGGGGTTGCTGGATCCACTTGTTGGTCTCTTTTCAACCAGTCCGTCATTGAAATTGGTGGCGTTGACAATGATCCACAGTGAGTTCTCTTTCATACTAACACTCCTAATATAGTTTCCTTGGCTTTCGCATTGGTTGGTTCATTATGTCCTTGTTTGAAATTATCTCGGATTCAAAAATCTGTTACATTGTCAGTCATCATTATATAATTAAtgcatttttcattaaaaaaatttaaatagtcTTGGAGTTGAATCGTTGCATTATTCGTCCATCGGGATTGAAAGGATTTAACTTACCCTGATTAAGAGGATTTATTGATCTCAAATGAAGTTGAAGCATGCAAGTTTCAATCATTTTTCTTTGCGTCAGGATGTAGATGGGTAGAAATGGGATTTGAATTTCCTGTTGTCAAGAGATTTACAGCATTAGattaattacttttatctttCTCTTGTAACTAAAGACTGCATGAAATCCAATGCTGTGTAAATTCACTGACTGTGTGACAGTGTGTTCTCTTCACATTGACAACATGGAATCCAAACCCTAAAAATGATTTAGTGTCATGGTTGCATAGCGTGAGAGGTCCATTTGTTGCAACTCAGATTAGgcttgtttggattggcttatttgagcttatctactgacataaacacgagactgtttgggagagtttatgaaaacatCTTATGACATATTGTCCATagctattttcagcttatttccataagctctacATGATAGCTTATTAAAACaacatatatgaaaacaatttgactttaatttatcttttgttatagaaatagcttatacatcaTAAAGTGTTTATGTGATAAGTGCTTATAATTtagctgtttatccaaataggACTTAAGATACCTACTTATTAATGTTTTGGGGATCTAACAGATACCAAAAGCAGGGAGATCCATTTGGTCTTGATTGGGTGCCTGCACTTTGTGATGTCTCTATCAGACCTGGTTGGTTTTGGCATGCTTCAGAGCATCCAAAGTCTGCAAGGAAACTACTTGAAATATACTATAAATCTGTTGGTCGAAACTGTAAGCTATTATTGAACGTCCCCCCAAATTCATCAGGCCTTATTTCAGCTGAGGATATCCAAGTTCTTCGAGAGTTCAGTGAACTCCGCCATTCCATATTTTCCCACAATTTTGCTGCAAGTGCTTCCCTTAATGCCAGCAGCACAAGAGGAGGAATCCAAGATACTCGCTTTAGTCCCAACAAAGTTCTTGAAGAAGGTATACACACTTATTGGGCTCCTGAGGAGAACCAATCTAAATGGATATTGTACATAAATCTCAAAAAACTAGTATCCTTTAATGTTCTGCAAGTTCAAGAACCTATTCATATGGGACAAAGGGTGATTAAGTTTCATCTGGAGGCATTGAACCGAGACGGTTTATGGAAGAGTGTTGTAAATGGCACCACAATTGGATATCAGAGGCTGTTACTGTTTCCGAAACTAAAATCTCAGTATTTGAAGCTAGTTGTTGACAAGTCAAGGGCAGAACCTTTGATATCTTACTTAGGAATCTATTTGGACCCAGTTACAGTTTTGAGTGAGGACATGCCTGATAAAAAATCAGGTACATATTTCAATGGAACCCAAGTTCTTCGCAGTGCCATGAAAAA
Proteins encoded in this window:
- the LOC11420126 gene encoding alpha-L-fucosidase 1; its protein translation is MKKNMKTRLSFSTKIHNPNHKIQTSTLLIFPIQTFLIQLLCSSLTPVSSNQTPPPLPILPLPTAFQLQWQNSNMALFFHFGTNTFTDSEWGTGQAHPTIFNPTKLNASQWIHVAKDTGFSRVLLTAKHHDGFCLWPSEYTDYSVRSSGWRNGNGDVVADVAAAAGEAGVGFGIYLSPWDRHELCYGDTLRYNQHYLAQMTELLTRYGEIKDVFLDGAKGEGEKNMKYFFESWFSLIHQLQPGAAIFSDSGPDTRWVGNEQGVAGSTCWSLFNQSVIEIGGVDNDPQYQKQGDPFGLDWVPALCDVSIRPGWFWHASEHPKSARKLLEIYYKSVGRNCKLLLNVPPNSSGLISAEDIQVLREFSELRHSIFSHNFAASASLNASSTRGGIQDTRFSPNKVLEEGIHTYWAPEENQSKWILYINLKKLVSFNVLQVQEPIHMGQRVIKFHLEALNRDGLWKSVVNGTTIGYQRLLLFPKLKSQYLKLVVDKSRAEPLISYLGIYLDPVTVLSEDMPDKKSGTYFNGTQVLRSAMKNDSQSATM